The segment tttaataatttaCAGGTTACAGTTGCTGTGGTGTAAAGTTACAGCATGTTCTGTAACAGTTCTACTGTCTGTAGAGTTTGCTGCTGGCATTTCCAGGATAAATGGGTAAATGGATCAGCTGGTGACAATGCCTGAGAtgaggagggaagcagagcccaTCACACAGTCCAGTTTTCTGCAGGGATCAGTGTGAGCATCCTGGGCTATTCCAGGACCACAGAGAACAGGCAGACCAAGCTTGTTTTATTTAGTGGAAACTATAAAAGACAACTCACCTCCTTCCAAAAGTTAGGCAGTCAACTCACAGCTTGTGAGAGAAAAGGAAGGTGCTGCCCCAGAGGAGGGAAGAGCCCTACCATTAAATGAAAACCTTCCCTGTGATAGCATAAACGCCATGTCCCCAGAATGCTGCTGCCTGACCCCAGAGTATGTGGGGACCTCACAAACCTCGTGGGGGTCTAAACCAGCCCCCTGaatctgctcctgcagcatccatAGCCTGAGGTGCTTTGATTTGGCTCaatttgggaattccctggCTCTCACTGCTGGTTTGTGTCCATTCACACAGGTTGTTTGCACTGTCTCCATTACTGGATGTTACTGGAACACTTGGGCACCTCCTTGGTGATTTAAAGAGCAGCATGGCtttctccctgcacacacagagctcactcTGGCAAATTTAACCATTGAGAAAGTGTGAACAGCTGTTCAGCACATCTGTCCTGCATGGCTGGTGTTCAGGAATTCCTCTCCTACAAGATAAGACAATGAGGAAGGGGAGAAGGCCAGAAACTTTCGTCTTGCACTGAGAAGCTCTGCTGTTACACAGCATGAGGTGCTTCTCTCCTTGCTCCTGTCTCACCTCTGTATCAAAGTTATTTATCCCATGTCATTACATGAGACACCTGCTCAGTATTTAGCCTGTGCCAGTCCTTGTGAAACACCCTCCTGTTCATAGATGGCAGGTATGGTGCTGTTACCCAAACCATACTGGCCAGATTATACCCTCAAGCTAGGGTAACAATCACCTAAAAATGCCtattgtttaaaacaaaacctccaCTAATTTTAAAAGGATATGTGAAGATGGTTTTTGAAAGTGCAAGAATGGTTTAATCTGACCTTTGTGAAACCACTTTGCTATGAAGATTGGCAATTTGTAAGAAATAGTGTGGTTGTAGTGGTGGAGAGGaattattaaaacatttttatattgtCTAGTCTGGTAAgacagaataaattttaaaaaccctgaCCAGGACATGCTGGTTGGTGAGAGCCCAAGGCAATGGTGATTGTAGATAACAAATGATTTCCCAAATTTCATAGGAGCTGTGATAGAGTCTGTAATAGTTTAACCAGTTAGATCCCAGACCTCTGGATTACAAGGTAAGGCCTTAAGGAAGACTGGAGGTCTGATTCAAGTTTCTCAATGCTAAATCCAAGCTTTGGTTCCACCTGAGAActcctgcagagacagcagTGGGGGCTGCCATTCCTCAACAGCACCCCCTCTTCAGACTCCCATGGGCTGAGCCAGATTAGCTCTGATGAGAGAACAGTGGTATGAGCTGGGTGAGAGACTCAATCTGCCAAACTTCATCAtggctattttaaaaataaactgaggCATTTGGTTCTCCATGAAGTTTGTAGCTGCCTGCCAGCTGGATCCCTGGGTTGAAGAACTGTGACTGAGTCCTCCCCAGCTTTTTGTCTTTACATAATCTTAAAACTGAGGGGTAGCACAAACTGCTTAGGAAGGACATAAGAAATAGACTGATAATACCAATTGTCTTTATTCTCTGAGAAGCACAGTGACACTTTTGCTCTCTTGTTCTGGCCATTCTCTTTGCTGGGACTGCTGGTTCTGCAGGTACTGCATCCAAGGTGACAATTCTCCCCTAGTCCTTCTCAGGTGGCTGTAAGGGAGGACAGGGGCAGCTCAGCTGAGGGCAGGAGGATCCTGAGTTCATCCTACTAGCActcccttccccatcctcacTGTTCAGGTGTCTGAATCCATCACAGCATTCTTCAGTTGATCAGGAATTTGGGCTGGAGTGTGAAAGGTGCTGAAACAGGTGCTGAAACCTCCCTTGATGGAACTCTTCCATTCAGATGAGTGATGTAAGGCAGGGTAGCCTTGCCTTGGGATGGCCCTGCACAGATTGACTGATGGGACAGAAAATATAAACAGTATTgaggggctgccagcacagtAACTCTTGATCCACAAGCTCTTGCAGTGGATGAATTCAGGGCTGTTTACCTGTAAAGAAAGatgcagatttattttaagtTCTGGATAAATAACTCTCTTGTCTGGCCACTGCCCCTGGCACTTTGTAATTATGggaaggcagggacaggctgcatGCCTCAGTAGATGCATTGCAGCAATATGCTGTTGATCCTGATGGAAAACACTTATCCAGGTGCTCCTGATATCCTGTAACTACTACTACTCCTTCCACTACACAGAATGTGGACAAGTGCTTCCTCTTTGCAGGAAAcaaagggcagcagggacagcaagaAGCCAGGTTATTTCAGACAAATTCAAGACCTTAAAATGTGTGGGTGGCAAGCAGACAGCCTGGGTCTTTAGCCTTCTAAGTATGCTCTCTTAAGAGGCATGTGTTTTATGAAACTGgggaaaagcttttaaaaaaaataaaaaaacagagcTTGTCTTGAATCATTAGAAGTCAAACTGATCATATTTTCAGAGCAATGTGACTGCACTTAAAAGTTTTCTCAGTGTTCAGAGGGAGGCTGAGGAAACTGGGCAGATTTCTGGTAGACTCTCCCATCATGAGAGAATCTCTCTTGGCTCAAGATGCAGGGGGCTATCTGTGGCCAAGAATTTGGAACCTGGTCTTCCCTGCCAAAGGGATGTCCctctccccagtcccacctCTGAACTGCacttttgttcccttttttagCACCTTTTTTAGGTCTGCAGAAAGGCAGAACAAGGACACAAgtctcaggagctgctgaagtgCAATATTGGCTGTAAACACACATGGCTTTATTCATTTACCATGTCCTGCCTTCAGGATTTGTGACCAAAGGCCATTTTGCTTCCTACCTGTGCTTCTTTTAGCAGATCAGTAATAACAGGAAACCAACCAGGAGtctgcctctccagctccaAGGTGATGATCACCAAAGCCAACGTGGAGCCCTTAAACTGCACAAGTTGGTGGCAGGCCAtacagtgctgcagctgcttggtCAAGAGTGCAACATGGAGGGAAGGATTCCTCTGAGGCAGTCTGGGTGGGAGATGGGGCCAGCTGGACATCACCATGGCATGGAACTGCAGAGAAGATAAagtgtacatatatatatatatatacacacatatatatatgaaaagaaaagcagaggttAGTGAAGTTTATATGTTTTCATGTCATCACCCAAAAGTACAGATGAATTTCATCTCATATCAGGAAACTTGAAGGCTTCCCTcatcttttttctattttttttttctttttttttttgtgtttgtgtttgtacTTGCCAATCATTGAACTGGGTTTTTGAGCTGATAATGAATGTATGAGGTCTGTGTTTCCTAACAATTTCTGAGGTTTCTACATTATCCAGACTGCTGTCCAGGAGATTCAATTCAGGCTAGAAGCTCCAAATCCAGTAAAACTAGTAACACTGCACTCTGAATTCAGCAAGGAAACAATCACCTATGAAAGGCAGTTTTTACAATCAGCAGCCTAAAATGGCTTAATATTTGCACATGACCTTAAAATAGGGATCCAGGATGTTTTCGTATCACATGAATTTTGCCTTACTAGCACATGATTATTTCTTAAAGACAAAGTTTAATTGTTTCTATTAAATGTTTAGTAACTGCAATGGGAACTAAGTGCCAGATCAGGGTAGTCTCATTGCATAAATGAATAAttagagagaggaaaagaaaaatagtttttaaaaaaaaaaaaactgtgtgtGAAATGTAGCAAAACTCTGACAGCTTTCTATGTACAGTATTAATAGACGGGAAATagttagaaatatttttgcagcttgtatttaaaaaaaaataaagaaggcaTATAGTTGTTATATTATGAGAATCTTTTTAATGTCCATTCAGTTGTCCTTTAAAGATGAGAGTAAATTTTTTTGAGCAAAATAGAAGGTTTTAAATAGTagaaaattgtaaaaaaaattaaaatataattcctGTAATATTCTTTAAAAGGCTTGAAGATAAGTAGGAACAGGTAGTTTGCCAAACATCTTGGGAAGgatgtgtgggtgtgtgtgtgtgtatctgtgttTTTTAGTCTTACTTGATAAGAAGttgtttctttaaagaaaaaaacattgcaAAACATAGTACTTACAATGTTTAAGAAATCCAATGGTGTTGCTGTGTAAAGATCCCACTGAAGCTTATCCAGTATAATTCTTTCCATTCTCAAGATCTCGGCTGGAGAGTGTTTACATCTGCTCTGCACCACTAGCATCTGCACTGATGGTATTACctgtaaaaaaatttttaaaaattaaaaaaaaaataaagaaaccaaCATCCTATACAGTGCTGTGTGCGCTTCTCTGTATTGTGAAGGGATCTGACAGGTTTAAACAAGTTTATGTCAAGCAGAATGCTCATCCAGCAGATCTCATTCCTAGGTACCTCCTATCCTAAATGAAGAGTGGTCCCTGCtcaccccagggcagctgctgcagacccAGCCCACAGCAAGAACGCTGCCATGAGCCTCCCCAGTGGGGCATCAGTGATgcaccttccctgctgccactgggCTTGCTCAGAGCAGGCTTCCTCACAGCCTGTTTCACAAGGCCTGCTGTGGTTGTCTTGTTTCTTTTGGTCATTGAAGCAGCTTCTCCTTTGTAGCTGAGAGGAAAAGAACAATAACCTCAGTGTAACACCACCTAAGAAAGGCTGTGGAGAACATTTCACTACCACAGTGGCTGTTTGAAGAGATGTGTGTGTCTGACTCCAGCTCCGGGCTTTCCTCTTATTTtgcaaagcagaaggaagaaaagaggaggcATGCAATCTGAAATCCTTTTAGCTAATGCTTGTACATGCCTGCAGAACTCTATCACTGCATTTTTGTCATGAGAAATATCCTGTGTAATTTCTCACTGGCTGCTGACTTTACGTTCTCATCTTGAGGTGCAGACCTGAGTCGGTTCCTCACTGGGTTCAGAAACCAGTTTTGGCTCCAAGCAAACTCATCTATTTAGAGCTTCCTCTGAAGAACCTCTGCTCTGTCACACATGCTGTGCCCTCCAGGAGCTACAGCATGGGAATTACAGCTCTGATGTACATCTCGACTGTCCCCTCAGACTAAGCTCTGCTGTGAGCCCTGGATTCTGAAATGAGGAGAGAGGTTTGGGGGCAggacagaaacaaaaacaagtcCTTCATCCCTAAATCCCTAATCCCACAATTCTTCAGAGCAACAATGAAACAGGACTGAAAATGCTATTTTCACCTCTTCAGGACTACTTAGGGTAAACAAAGTAGCACTTTCATTATGTCCAAGTTGTTCAAAGACCTGGAAACATGAACAACTTTTAGTGTGTTTAAACATACAGACCTCATCTTCATTGTTTTTTGCTGAAGGATTAGGCAGGAAATTGTAATGCACTGCAGATATTTTAATTGGGCCTgaagggagaagaagaaaacactgagtAAAGAAAGTAAGTGTCTTGGGGAAAATAATTGTATCATAATTCTATGATATATACACAAGTCTCAAACTTTTATTTAAGTTACAGATGCTTCTGAATTAGTTTAGTTACAGGAGCTGGAAATAGAACAAGGACATTCAAAGTGACGAAGAATAAATCCTCTTAGAGGTGCAACTTTTATTCATGTCTCTCACAACTTTTAGACTATGCAATGCCACAGTATTTACACTGCAGTGTTGCTCCTCACTTTCAGATATTGGTTCAGGTTGGacttcaggaagaatttcttcatggaagaGGTTATtaaacactggaacagggtgCCCAGGAAGGTGGAAGAGTCAACATCCCTGGGGGTGTTCAAGAAATTATTTGATGTGGCACTTAGTACTATGGTTTAGCTGATAGGGTGGTGATCAGTCAAatgttggactcaatgatcttagaggctTTTTCTAACCTTAATGATTTTGTAATTCTATGTGCCAGAATCAACCTAAGCAGAattgggagctgcagggctcagctcaaCTTCTACCTTTACTGTAGCTTCAGTGGCAGAAAAGATTAGCCCTATTATTagtttaataaaaaatactagTCTAAAAACCAGACTATTAAAAGTGATAATGtgaaaaatttctgtttagCAGAGAAAACCAGATGAGTTCTTTGTATTTACCACATCTGTTGGACTAAGTTCACACAAACAATTCTAATGATGTCAGTGGAACCTCATCAAACACTCAAGTtcatgcatgtgtgtgtgtgtgtgtatatatttatttgcttaATGGCATTCCCCAGCAATGACCCTGACTGCTCCCTAAATCTGCTGCCAAATATCATCCCTGCTTTTGTGTATAAACTGATTAAATGCTGATATATATAACTGATGCTCCTTACATTCCCAGTCAGTAATCTAGCCAGGGAAAAGCTGGCAGAGCTCTTTACCTTTACTGATGCCAACAGCCTGTTGAAGATGCTGGTGGCTAAGGCAAACATTTATAAAACTGGAACTGGGAGCTGATTTCTGCAATCTAGAGGACTGCTTTTTTGTAACCTGACAGAGATATCTATGCcctgaggggaaggaaaagttAGAACAAAAACACAGTTATGGCTTTGATGATTTTGTTAACATATCTCCAAAGGAAGACTAAAATCTTTTTAAGTGCTCTCATTAGCATTTCAGATGGCTGGAGGCTTGAAATGAAGGAAGTTGTCGGCTGTGGCCACAGAGGGAGGGCAAGGGCACATTTTGGAGCAGTTTAAAGCACTCACTTGTGTTGCCCAACCCATCTGGCTCTAGCTGTGCTTACACAGGCCTGGTACCCAGTTGTACTGGAGCACTGAGGGGGGCAGCACCCAGGCCTCCCAAACTGAGCTCTTCTGAACCAGGTCCTGGGTGTGCCCATCATTCCCACCCTGGGAAAGCTGAAGCCTCAATGCAGCACATTCCACTCAGCCAGCCTCAACAGAGACACTGGAGTCAGGAGTAGGTTTTGATTTACTCTGCAAGAGTTGTAACAGCCCTTGGATTTGCTGAGTGTTGAGACCAGGGCCAGCTTTGAGACTCCCCAGAGGTACATGGCAAAATGTactgagctttttctttcttatatctCATTCAGGTGAAAGGGAGGACCATGGCTGCCATGAAAATAGCACCCAGGAGCTATGGAATGCACCTGAACATTGTTGTAGGAGAAGTAAAAGGGCCAGGCAGCTACACAGAACAGACAAGACTAAACACCAACTTGTTTAACTTTACTCATCACATTATCTGTTTCACTATTTTGCTTAATTTGGTGGTAAAAATACTTGATAAAAAGTAGCATTTCTAGACTATTACAAAAAAGAGACAAGGCTGTTAAGGCACTTCTGCGCATTCTTCCATGGTTCTGCTGCACTTACAGAAGTAGCCAAGCAAAACTGTTTGCATTGTACACAGAGGCCATGGAGTCTTGTAGCTTCTTCCTAAGGTAGCTTGGAATGGGGCTGGGTTTCTGTTAGGCCTCAGTGAATTCCATCTTTCCCACCTTGGCAGATGGAATTCACAGATAGTGCTGAACACAATATGCCAAATTTATGGTTTTACCATTGAATGACAGCTCTCACTTGCTGTACCACATTATCCCAAGATATTTCACATTTCCCAAAACTACTACTTCTCTGACTGAGCCAGAATAAAATGCAAAGTCCCTGGTTTATACAAGGCAtcaataaaatgtaaaatgggACAAAACCAGACTCTCCTCTACCTCCATTCCACAGGCCTAGTCCATGAGGGAGGACTTTTGCATTCAAGTGAATCAGATGGCATGACCAGCACAGTATCTTTGCAGGGTCCTTTAGGGAATTCCAAAGAGGACAGGAGAGGATACCTTCACAGTGAGATCCTGGAAAACTGGCACTTTCCAAATCCTGGTCTTTCTGGCTATGGGAttttccagacaaaaaaaaaaaaaaaaaaaaaaaaaaaaaaaaaaaaaaaaaaaaaaaggcaaattggGAGCTCTCCATATGTCCAGGAGACTTCATGGCAGCTGTTTGAGCCGGTTTCCTGATGGGAGCCActgacaaaaacaaacaagcaaaattataaaacaacatcccagctccctgtaCTAAGTGTGATTTCCTCTCTTGATGCCTTTCCAGCACTGAGAACTGAGGAGGAGCCACAGGACTTGTTTGTTTGCAGACAGAGCAATCCTGATATGCATTTTCCCTGGAAGTTGCTGATGAAAGAAAACATGTCAGATGGCTGAACAACAGCACAGTCCAGCTTCTTCCCTCCTGGGCTGTGAAATTACTTGAGAAACTTGGAGATTACTCCATTTATCCTGCTTCACACATGTGGCTGTCCATTTGCAGAGCTATTATACTGCAACCTGTTATCACCTGATTTCAAGTTTCTGGCAAATAGAGGCTTATGTTTTCCTTACAAAGGCTCAAAGATGACTGCTCTTTGGAGGTTTATGAATTCCTAATTAAAGGTTTTCCTCAGAGCAGTTTAATCTTTGGAGATAACACTTTGGAAATCCCACTCTCCATATTGAGGGGAGTATTTACAGGAAATAAACATCTCTGATTCGTATCAGTACCAAGTGAATGAGAGCATCCAGCCTGAAACTATTTAAAGGCTTACATTTTGATGTTTCTTTAACAACAGAAAAGAGATGTTACTAGAtataaaatttctgtttctctttccaaagAGTGGTTCCTCACCATTTTTCCTGGAAGCTCACATCATTATCGCTGCagttccattaaaaaaaccaaatgacATCCTCTGGAAACTGCTCTACATTTCTAAAGCTGGAGCTCAGTGAGGTTTCCCTGAAATCAGGAGCCACACGTGACTTTAACTTCGGCTGCCACTGAATGTCAGAGCATCCAAAGCCGGACCGTTCCAGCAGAGGGAGAGCTGGCAATGATTTATCTGATGCACTGAGAAGTTTACTCTTGTGTAGCTGGGGCGGGAGgggaaataataattaaaatctcGCCCTCTGGCTAGTTTTGACTGTCCTCGAGAATAAAGggagcagctcttgctgccagctctcaggcagcccctccagccctgcagagcgCCCGGGGCCATGGGGaccagctcctctgccagcatCTATGTTCTCGCCCACCTTTTCCACCCAGGATCTCTCCATGACTCAAATCACTCTCAGCTTTCCCCTCAGATCCTGGACccctttgttttcctcctgcagcattttctgtggGAAGCTGGTTCCAATATTTTATGTTAAACCTTTCCTCATTCCTCAGCTTTGCCTGCCTACACATGACTCTGTTCTCTCAGCAGCCCCTTGGGTTATGTATTTTCTGGTGCTAAATTATTAGTCCATGAATCTGTGcgtgcagcacagctctgagtaACACTGTGGCAGTGTGTGAAGAGCAAAGAGACTGCTGAATAGCTGCTCTTCAAGCTTCCTGGCTCACCTGATGATGCACACCCGGGGCTGGGTGAATAGCCCTGTCCTGTCATCACCGGTGTGTCCCTGCCCGGTGATACACAGCTGTTTGGTGGGGAAGGTCTGTccacattcctgctcctgcttaCATCCCTCGGGCACAAACACAGCACGAGTGAGCCACAGCCCTTGGTTTGTGTCTGTACTGGGTGCTGGGGATCCCAGGCCCCAGTGGTCCACAGGTAATGAGGGAGGAGTGGGACTGGAACAATCCTGCCAACAGGATTTGGGTGTGCAGAAATACCTAGGGGGAAGCGGGACAAGTGTGATTCAGGGCATCAGGTACTGGGCAAACTGTTCATGGACCTCTCCTGTTCAGTAAAACTGCCTTTGACTCTTAAAGACATAGATTATGAAAGGAGGAAGTCAAATTGTTGGAATAATTTAATCTAATTCCTGTAAATAAGTGACACGTGGACCATGTGATGTTGAAATGCTGCCAGTAGGAGAGGAGCAGGTGAGGCTGTGGAGGATCCCAGCAGTACACCGTGAAACTTCACACTGAATGACAAATAACTTGGAAATGTGCCTCATTGGTATGAGAATAACTGATTTATGTGCCACTTGGACTGTATTGCTTGTTTATATTTAAGTTAGTTTGCAGTCCTTCTATTTCATCAGCAATTCAAAACGTTGCAGTCAGGAAAAGAAGGAGATGGATTTTCTTCCTTACGTGGACAACAGGTTGGGGCTTGCAGCCCTGTCCGAGACCCAGAGCCCCCTCAGACCCCTGGAACCTTTCCAGAGCAGTGGAGTCCTGTCAGAGCCTCAGGAGCCCTGTCAGACCCACTGGGGATCCCTCAGAACCCGGTCAGAGCCTCTGGAGCCCTGCCAAACCCGCTGGGGATCCCTCAGAGCCCGGTCAGACCCGCTGGGGATCCCTCAGAGCCCTGTCAGAGCCTCTGGAGATCCCTCAGAGCCCTGTAAAACCCACTGGGGATCCCTCAGAGCCCTGTCAGAGCCTTTGGGGATCCCTCAGAGTCCTGTCAGACCGCATCGAGCCCTGTCAAACCCACTGGAGATCCCTCACAGCCCTATCAGACCGCTTGGAACCCTTTCAGCCCCGCTGGGGATCCCTCAGAGCCCTGTCAGCCCCGCTGGGGGTCCCTCAGAGACCTGTCAGACCGCTCACAGCCCCGCCACCCCTCAGAGCCCTGTCAGACCGCTCGCAGCCCCGCTGGGGATCCCTCAGAGCCctgtcagccctgctgggggTCCCTCAGAGCCCGTTCAGCCCCGCTGGGGGTCCCTCAGAGACCTGTCAGACGCTTGGAGCCCTGTCAGCCCCGCTGGGGGTCCCTCAGAGCCCTGTCAcaccgcccgcagccccgccaCCCCTCAGAGCCCCGCCGGGCTCGCGGCCGCGCCCCGCGCGCTATGGCCACGCCCCCCGGGCAGTATCCAGGCCGCCCCGCCCACCCCCGCCGTTCCCATGGCGACGGGACGCCCCTCCCGGCCGTGGCTCCGCCGCCGCCATTGGCTGGGCTCCCTCcggccccgccctgccccgTTCGCCATTGGCTGCGCGGGCACTGCAGCGCGCGGGGccgcgcgcggggcggggcgggcgcagGCGCGGTGCTGTTATTGTTCCGCGGTGCCGCCGCCTCGCCCGGGCTGTCGCCGCCGCCATCGCTATCGCCATGCCGGTGAGACCCGCGGGGGACGCGCCGTGCGGCCCCAGGGGCCGTCCGCGCACTGTGCCCTCTGCCCGCCGCGCCCGGGGCTCGCAGAGCCCGTGGGCTCCGTTCCCGTGTGCGCGCAGGAGCCGCAGGGCGGGCGGTGCCTGTCAGGCCGGGCGGGGTGGGGGTGATGAGGGACTGCGCGGCCCCGCACAGGCGGCGGCACCTGGGCAGCGGGGGACAGGTCCGGCCGCCCCGGAGGGTCCCGTCCCATATCCCGGGTGGCTCTGGAGACACCCGAATCCTGCTCCTGGTTTTGGCTGCCGCCTCGTGTGCCGTTCCTCCCCGGCTGAGTGGGGCTGAGCCGCTCTCTGCGTCCACCAGGACGGCAAAAGCCGCTGCTGAGGCCTGAGAGGAATCGGGGCAAGTGGCAGCTGGAGGGAGAAGCGCTTGGAAACAGGATGTGTTTGGCTTGACATCCAGTATAGTTGCTGTAGGAGTAGTTAAACGCTGATCTGCAGCACCTCTAGCCCGGGGGAGTGTCTAGATTTATCAGCCGTGCTTCAAGATTTGTTTTGGTAACTAcgtgaaagaaaacaaatgtgagGTTTTATCATACAACATTCAGGTTTTCTGAAGAATTAAACTTAAGCATACTCACTGAGGGTTGTAGTTAAAATGAATTCCCTTCAGCCAGCACTCTCTGGTATCTGGCTGTGTGCTCTATGGGTTTGACAGTGTGCAGTCAGTGTTACAAAAACGAATGTCATGGCTGCACTGATTTCCAGCAAACTTGTTGCAGATTGCGAAGTGAAATtgtttattgaaaaaaatcatagatGGTGTTGAATGTAAAATGCATAACATTTGCTCATTCAGTTTCCATGTTGGCAAACAGAAGATCCCATTGCCTGAATTAATTGTGTTATTCTCTCCGCTTTAATTATAAACCAGTCCTGGTTTTAAGTCCCCAAGTTCATGATCCTGTGAAGATGTATCTGCCAAAGTTGATTCAACAGTCTTTGTGCTTAAACACACAACAGAGGGAGACAGCAGGGctagattggatattaggaggAAGTCCTCTGTGGAGGTGAGGCCATGGCATAGGTTGCCCACAGTAGCTGTGgtctcatccctggaagtgtttaaggccaggctggagcaaccTGCTCCTGTGGAAGGTGtttctgcccatggcagggggtggaactgaGCTTCTTGCAccccaaacctttctgtgattGTATGTTTACACTGGTGTTACAGCCTgtgtatttactttttttttttaaataattatagATTAACAAGCCTGAGAAGCTGGACAAGCCAGAAAGCTGTGACAATGTCAAGGTGGTTGTTCGCTGCCGGCCCCTCAATGACCGGGAGAAAGCTACAGGCTACAAAATGGCAGTGAACGTGGATGAGATGAGGGGAACTATAACTGTTCACAAAACAGACTCATCCAATGAGCCTCCGAAGACATTCACATTTGACA is part of the Oenanthe melanoleuca isolate GR-GAL-2019-014 chromosome 13, OMel1.0, whole genome shotgun sequence genome and harbors:
- the CCNI2 gene encoding LOW QUALITY PROTEIN: cyclin-I2 (The sequence of the model RefSeq protein was modified relative to this genomic sequence to represent the inferred CDS: inserted 2 bases in 2 codons; substituted 1 base at 1 genomic stop codon) — its product is MGWATQISLSGYKKAVLXIAEISSQFQFYXMFALATSIFNRLLASVKAQLKYLQCITISCLILQQKTMKMRSVIPSVQMLVVQSRCKHSPAEILRMERIILDKLQWDLYTATPLDFLNIFHAMVMSSWPHLPPRLPQRNPSLHVALLTKQLQHCMACHQLVQFKGSTLALVIITLELERQTPGWFPVITDLLKEAQVNSPEFIHCXELVDQELLCWQPLNTVYIFCPISQSVQGHPKPPEKD